The stretch of DNA CGACCGTCTCCGGCTCCGCCAGCGCGCCACCGGGATACTGCATGAGGAATGAAACGGTCAAAAACGCCGTCACAAACGGACGCGCCAACAATTTCTTTCCCGTTGGAACAAATTTAAACTTCATGAAGCAATCCCTTTCCTGCGTTGACAACCATATTCAAGCATTCAATTAACTAATTGAATATCAATACCTTCTGTAAGTATATTTTGCACTCAAAATGCCGTTATGAAAACATTTTTTTATTATCGGGTTGCCGCAAATAAATCTCCCCGCAGTTGACATGGCCCCGGAATTTATTCGGCCTCTTCTTGACGGAATGCGCTTTGGCGTGTACTCGACCCATAGCCCGCTTTATTCACCGTAAAGCGGGTGCAAATGGCAAGTTTTTGAAAGAACGCGGCGGGAAAGGATTTTTCGCGGAAGGCATACTTCAGTATGCCGACCAAGAAAAATACAAGCCAACGCGCAAAATTTCAAAAAATCGGCGTTTGCGGATTATTCATGGTTCCACCATGAATAATCCGGGATAGGGCCGGCTATGACGGACAAAAGACGGCGGCTTATTTGAATTTACAATTCAAGGCCCCATCCCCCGCGGAACGGGGATGGCGGCTCACCCCTGCGGAGTGAGCATGTCTTCGAAGACGGTGGGAGCGTGCGCGGCCAGCACCTTTAATATCTCTTCGCAAATGAGGCGGATTTCCCACTGCGCCCCCTTCTCCAGCCGCACTTCCAGGATGTGCCGCCATTCGCGGAAATTGGCGCTGATGACGATCTCGCTGGTGACGGCGTTCGGCAGCACAAAGCGGGCGTCCTCTTTGCGGATGTCCAACGCCTTCAGCTTCGCGTAGGCGGTCCGGGCCTGCTCGATGAGGGTATTGAATACCGCCAGCGCTTCGGAGTTCCCCTTGATGGACGGCGGAACGACGATTTGAAAATCGTCCTCGTTGACATATCGCTGCGATTGCTGCGAGAACGAGGCGACGCGGTGCCGCACAATCTGATGCGTGAAGCTGCGCGATCCCCCCTTGATGCGGAAGGTGGCGCTGGCGTGCTCCAGTACGCTGTGGTGGCCGTTTTTCACCACCATGCGGATGAACCGCTTGGAGGAATCGTCCGTCATTTTATCGAACGAGAGATAGCAGGTGCGCCCCGCCTCTTCGATCAGCCGTTCGGCATTCGGCGTTATCGCCAGCAGCTCTATTTGCGGCGCGGCTTCGATGCTCACTCTCTGGTTACCCCCGTTGAAATGGTATAATCTCCGAACATGTTACACGATTTTGGGGCGGCGTAAAACAACATGCAAGGCATGATTCTGGCCGCCGGTCTGGGCGAACGGTTGCGCCCCATGACCAACACCACCCCCAAACCGCTGTTCGATATCAGCGGCACCACGATGATACGCAACGCCATCGGCTATCTGTACGCCCACGGCATCCGGCGTATCGCCATCAACCTCCACCACTTGGGCGGAATGATCAAGGACGACCTGAAAACCAGGCTCCCGCGCGACCTCACGCTCTGGTTCTTCGAAGAGCCGGTACTGCTCGGCACCGCCGGGGGGATAAAGGGATGCGAGCCGTTCCTGAAAAACGATGAATTCATAGTGATAAACTCCGACATTCTGGCGAACTGCGACCTGCGCGCCGTCATCCGCGCACATCACGAAAAAAACGCGCTGGCGACGCTGGTGGTGCGCCCCAACCCCTCCCCCGCAACCATCGGCATTTTGGAAGAAGCGCCTGACGGCCGTCTGATGCGCTACCTCGGCGCGCGCCACCCGGACTATGCGGCGCTGGCCGCCGCGCCCGCGCCGATGATGTTCACCGGCATCCACGTCCTCTCCCCCGCCATTTTCGGTTACATTCCGGGTGGCAGACCTGTTAACATCTCGGTTGAAGTTTATCCGCCCCTGTTGGCCGCCGGCGCGCCGCTGCATACATTCGAATACGGCGGCTACTGGGCCGATATCGGCACGCCGGCCAGCTATCAGGCGGCCCAGAGCGACATAAACAACAAACTTTTTTCGCCATATGGGATACCGATATGAAGGGACTTTATTTCAGCAACGGTAAACTGGCCTTCCGCACCGACCTGCCGATGCCGCAACGCAAGCCGGACGAGGCGCTCATCAAGGTGCTGAAGGCGGGCATCTGCCGCACCGATTTGGAAATCGCCGCGGGCTACATGGACTTCACCGGCGTGCCGGGACACGAGTTTGTGGGAACGGTGCAAGAAGCGGACGACAAGGGGTTGATCGGCGCGCGGGTGACCGGCGAGATCAACTGCGGCTGCGGCAAATGCGAATACTGCGAACGGGATGAGCAGGCGCACTGCCTGAGCCGAACCGTGCTTGGCATCGCCGGACGCGACGGCGCATTCGCCGAATACCTCACGCTGCCGGAGCGGAACCTGCACCAGATACCCGAATATATGAGCGATGCGGAAGCGGTCTTCATCGAGCCGTTGGCCGCCGCCTACCGCATCACGGAGCAGGTGCCGGTGCGCGGCATGGCCGTGCTGGTTCTGGGTGATGGCAAGCTGGGAATACTGATAGCTCAGGCATTGGAAGTTCTCAGGGCCAACGTTACGCTCTGCGGCCGCCATAAGAAAAAAT from Nitrospinota bacterium encodes:
- the thyX gene encoding FAD-dependent thymidylate synthase, producing MSIEAAPQIELLAITPNAERLIEEAGRTCYLSFDKMTDDSSKRFIRMVVKNGHHSVLEHASATFRIKGGSRSFTHQIVRHRVASFSQQSQRYVNEDDFQIVVPPSIKGNSEALAVFNTLIEQARTAYAKLKALDIRKEDARFVLPNAVTSEIVISANFREWRHILEVRLEKGAQWEIRLICEEILKVLAAHAPTVFEDMLTPQG
- a CDS encoding NTP transferase domain-containing protein codes for the protein MQGMILAAGLGERLRPMTNTTPKPLFDISGTTMIRNAIGYLYAHGIRRIAINLHHLGGMIKDDLKTRLPRDLTLWFFEEPVLLGTAGGIKGCEPFLKNDEFIVINSDILANCDLRAVIRAHHEKNALATLVVRPNPSPATIGILEEAPDGRLMRYLGARHPDYAALAAAPAPMMFTGIHVLSPAIFGYIPGGRPVNISVEVYPPLLAAGAPLHTFEYGGYWADIGTPASYQAAQSDINNKLFSPYGIPI
- a CDS encoding alcohol dehydrogenase catalytic domain-containing protein; protein product: MKGLYFSNGKLAFRTDLPMPQRKPDEALIKVLKAGICRTDLEIAAGYMDFTGVPGHEFVGTVQEADDKGLIGARVTGEINCGCGKCEYCERDEQAHCLSRTVLGIAGRDGAFAEYLTLPERNLHQIPEYMSDAEAVFIEPLAAAYRITEQVPVRGMAVLVLGDGKLGILIAQALEVLRANVTLCGRHKKKLDILKGKNIATLLEDELKPGKKYDTVVDATGRPEGVRTALRFVRPRGNLILKTTIAAPTAEIDLNYIVINEISVIGSRCGPFVHALALMETGQVTLEPMVEASYPLEDGLKAFEHAARPGALKVLVG